A portion of the Candidatus Methylacidiphilales bacterium genome contains these proteins:
- a CDS encoding GxxExxY protein: MNNPSIFELCDTIRETSFAIHKYHRHGHLEKIYENALMNRLMKLNIPAEQQHPLHVRDEDGTLLGDYFADLFVDNRLIVEIKACNVLAEDHTAQILGYLRSSRIEHGLLINFGSSKLQIKKYILSEAGPSFS, encoded by the coding sequence ATGAATAACCCATCCATTTTTGAGCTTTGCGACACCATCCGTGAAACCTCCTTTGCCATCCACAAGTATCACCGCCACGGCCACCTCGAAAAAATTTACGAAAACGCTTTGATGAACCGGTTGATGAAATTGAACATTCCCGCGGAACAACAGCATCCGCTTCATGTGCGTGATGAAGACGGCACGCTCTTGGGGGATTATTTTGCCGACTTGTTCGTCGACAACAGGCTCATCGTGGAAATCAAAGCCTGTAATGTACTCGCGGAAGATCACACCGCCCAAATCCTCGGTTACCTGCGTTCGTCCCGTATCGAACACGGTCTCCTGATCAATTTCGGTTCCTCCAAACTCCAAATCAAAAAATACATCCTTAGCGAAGCAGGCCCGTCATTTTCCTAG
- a CDS encoding cupin domain-containing protein: MIIADLSQIAGRTYPARRRTQNLVGGLSPIQATNFAMGNVTLEPNGGQVPWHNQEQEEIYFIVEGKAEMCLGSERTVLHSGQAAYIPSGVFHQLTNIGDTPLRMIYVYGPAGDVAHWRQELEGTLPKAGIDVPALPEGAQPQCTAKPVA; encoded by the coding sequence ATGATCATCGCCGACCTCTCCCAGATCGCGGGCCGCACTTATCCTGCCCGCCGCCGCACCCAGAATCTCGTCGGGGGACTGTCCCCCATCCAGGCGACCAACTTTGCCATGGGCAACGTCACCCTCGAGCCCAACGGCGGCCAGGTCCCCTGGCACAATCAGGAACAAGAGGAAATTTATTTCATCGTCGAGGGCAAGGCCGAGATGTGCCTCGGTTCCGAGCGCACCGTCCTCCACTCCGGCCAGGCGGCCTACATCCCCAGCGGCGTCTTCCACCAGTTGACCAACATTGGCGACACCCCGCTGCGCATGATCTACGTCTACGGCCCGGCCGGCGATGTGGCCCATTGGCGCCAGGAACTCGAAGGCACCCTGCCCAAGGCGGGGATCGACGTCCCGGCCCTGCCCGAGGGGGCCCAACCCCAATGCACCGCGAAGCCGGTGGCTTGA
- a CDS encoding 3-ketoacyl-ACP reductase, with protein sequence MTRPVVLITGSSRGLGRGVALTLAPEGYDLVIHYASNRAAADETIAACRALAKEPAQRFIALPAQLSSAEDRAALVGETLKQLGRLDALINNAGIAPRERADLPDAKEEIFDEVLSVNLKGPYFLSQHAARHWLAHKGESALAGGYKLIFVTSISADTASVNRGEYCISKAGLAMAAQLWATRLADEGVQVLELRPGIMATDMTSGVKEKYDALIGGGLVPQKRWGTPEDVGLACRAICRGDFPFSTGDVIYLDGGFHLRRL encoded by the coding sequence ATGACCCGCCCCGTTGTTTTGATCACCGGCTCCAGTCGCGGCCTTGGCCGGGGTGTCGCCCTGACCCTTGCCCCCGAGGGCTACGACCTCGTCATCCATTACGCTTCCAATCGTGCTGCCGCCGATGAAACCATCGCCGCTTGCCGCGCTTTGGCCAAGGAGCCGGCCCAGCGCTTCATCGCCCTGCCCGCCCAGTTGTCCTCCGCCGAAGACCGCGCCGCCCTCGTCGGCGAAACCCTCAAGCAGCTCGGACGCCTCGACGCCCTGATCAACAACGCCGGCATCGCCCCCCGCGAGCGCGCCGACCTGCCCGATGCCAAAGAGGAGATCTTCGACGAGGTCCTTTCCGTCAATCTGAAAGGTCCCTACTTCCTCAGCCAGCATGCCGCCCGGCACTGGTTGGCCCACAAGGGGGAATCCGCCCTCGCCGGGGGCTACAAACTCATCTTTGTCACCTCCATCTCCGCCGACACCGCTTCGGTCAACCGCGGGGAGTATTGCATTTCCAAGGCCGGCCTGGCCATGGCGGCGCAGCTCTGGGCCACCCGGCTGGCCGATGAGGGAGTTCAGGTCCTCGAACTGCGCCCCGGAATCATGGCCACCGACATGACTTCGGGCGTGAAGGAAAAATACGACGCCCTCATCGGTGGTGGCCTGGTGCCGCAAAAGCGCTGGGGCACCCCGGAAGACGTCGGCCTGGCCTGCCGGGCCATCTGCCGCGGCGATTTCCCTTTCAGCACCGGCGACGTCATCTACCTCGACGGTGGCTTCCACCTCAGAAGGCTCTAA